The following proteins are encoded in a genomic region of Sulfurimonas sp. HSL3-7:
- a CDS encoding cytochrome b/b6 domain-containing protein, with translation MSSGHKQVKRMTAFMRINHWTVAICMVAAVLTGLYIGHPYYQSFMADPAVTKYVMAWNRWIHFMSAIIFDVSSVVVAYLYFFSRFEKPYKKLIPSGGNIKEFLAVFINLLTLNRVKKFDSSHADSFNAVFFFIFHLMLVWMLLSGLQMYVHGLASGISSIGGWWPALLHFATDWTVSVCGGSLMDVRICHHYSMYAIIAWVMFHVYYQIWRTIFWKEGDIAIVIGGSKFVRDEKR, from the coding sequence ATGAGCTCAGGACACAAACAAGTCAAGCGGATGACCGCTTTTATGCGGATCAACCACTGGACGGTCGCGATCTGTATGGTTGCCGCCGTTCTGACGGGCCTCTATATCGGTCATCCCTATTATCAAAGTTTTATGGCCGACCCGGCCGTCACAAAGTATGTGATGGCATGGAACCGATGGATCCACTTCATGTCTGCAATCATTTTCGATGTCAGCAGTGTCGTAGTCGCCTATCTCTATTTCTTCTCAAGATTTGAAAAGCCTTATAAGAAGTTGATCCCTTCCGGCGGGAATATCAAAGAGTTTTTGGCGGTTTTCATCAATCTTTTAACCCTTAACAGGGTGAAAAAGTTCGATTCGTCGCATGCGGACAGCTTTAACGCCGTCTTCTTTTTTATCTTTCACCTGATGCTGGTATGGATGCTGCTAAGCGGACTTCAGATGTACGTGCACGGACTGGCATCGGGCATCAGTTCTATCGGCGGGTGGTGGCCGGCACTGCTGCATTTTGCTACCGACTGGACGGTGAGCGTATGCGGCGGATCGCTTATGGATGTCAGAATATGCCATCACTACAGCATGTATGCCATTATCGCCTGGGTCATGTTCCATGTCTACTACCAGATCTGGCGCACGATCTTCTGGAAAGAGGGCGACA